The following nucleotide sequence is from Populus trichocarpa isolate Nisqually-1 chromosome 11, P.trichocarpa_v4.1, whole genome shotgun sequence.
TTTTGGGTCATTTAGGTAAGGCCTTGTTTGGTTTTCAACTTTTTTGATAAAAGATTTTTTGgcttaagggtgtgtttggaaaACATGCGCCTATGTTGACagttttattgaaataaaaaacgaGTTTTTGACAAACAAAGccttgtaaaaataatataaaaaatatttttcaacaatataatattttttctttgtatatagCCAAAAATCCTAAACATTATTTGAgcatttttctaaaaatctaaaatactttgcatgtttgttttaaaaagggTGTTGCACGGATTTTACAagaagtttgtaaaattccaaaggATTTTAAATACTTTGCATTATTTGAgcatttttctaaaaatctaaaatactttgcatgttttttttaaaaagggtgTTGCACGGATTTTACAagaagtttgtaaaattccaaaggattttagcctgcatttcaaaaatattaaaaacttatttctggtaagaaaatatattatttatttttaatataaagataaaaaaaaaccaacaaaagagttaatatccaaaatattattatggataatatttattattattcacttttagtataaggataaaaaaacttgtaaggGGTTTATATCCAGAATATTTTTCAGAGCAAAACAATTCATTTACTTCTAATATAAGTATAAAAACTGCAaggagttttatttgaaatattatttggaacgACATAATAGCTAATAATTTCAAGTTTATCCCGAAAGAAGCCTCAATGATAATTAAGAATATTTCAACATGTGTCCCATGAAACAAGAGTCATGGACGTCCAAAATAccaaagagaaaagaggaaaaaaaaacaaaaattactgaATCTCTTTAGATTTCTAGCCATGGTTCATTTGAAGAGCATAAGCTGTGAATAAAtctgttttctttaaatatctCTTCAGACCATGTTCTTGACCTAAGAAACTAACGTTTGTTTATTGTAGCATTCTCGTCATAGATatgctgataaaaataaaaacatcataagaCCATAGCAaccacaaacaaagaaaaacaatgtagcttaccttagTTAAGATATATTAGGTTGTTAATACCTTCCATTTACACTACTAGTCTCTTGCCTTATAATTTTGAGACCAATAAGGGTTCGTAACAACTACAATACTTGATGACTCCTTATCCAACCGTATACCTCTCAACCCGTCCAGGAAGGGTCGTCGCAACGTTGTGCTCTTATGAAATGTACGATAATCTTCAAGTAATCTTTGCTCAAACCTTAAATGATCTTAGATTGTCTAACAAGATCCTTGtgacttctaatttttttaaaaaaactattgtttcCTTTGTGTCTAAGAGTTTTGGGAGACCTAACAAATACAACGCTCAGGTGTTGCAATTGGGATCTTTATAGAAGTGTTATCAAGCCTAACCTAACTTGGGTGTCTAGCCTAGGTTTCAAATCAAACCATGTTAGAGTTGATCGAATTTGACCCATTCAACTTAGCAAGTTAAAACACAATTTGATCGACCTAGTCAAAACCCattttgatttgtaaaaaaaaataaaatccaagacaatgttattttaactattttaaaaaaaaaaatactaagacaACAACACCTTAGATCAATTTAGGAGTTAAAACATTAAACCCACAACATAGATCATGGATCCaattggatttaataaaattttttagaatCTATTTTTActcaattatatgataataaaaatagacatgcATAAGAAAGTGaccaaatgaaatttaaaaaagaaaatcatgaagagTTGTAAAAAAAGAGTGTTTGctaatattatctaaaaaataccataattttattagaaaGCAAAGTAGAATTTGAactacattaaataaaataatacacaaaatagttttttaatcaatgtatataatgaatttcaattaaaattaaagacccGTTATGTTGAACCCTTGTTTGGTTGGggtttcaaattaaaccaaGTTGAAGCTAACTTTGTGTGACCTAGTAGACCGGTGGACCCAAGTGTGACTTAGCCTACCAGTTCAAAACCTagcttgacttaaaaaaaaaaaaagctttaaaagaGAAttccttttaacttttttttttaaaaaaatgttaatatgatgatattttagattgacttgagtcaaccaaagttaattcatcaaactcatgacccgagttatgGACTTGGTTGGGtaaaaattttcttcatttaatcaTAGGATAACTAAAATAAACATACGCAAAGataatgaacaaaataattgttttttaaatagtcaTTAAGGCTTGTACAAAAAGAGCAtttggtaaaattataaaaacaatattataatcttATTCGATaagaaattacaaattaaacaatatttaaaaaaacaatatctagaatgtatttttatttaatttcaattcaaattaaagaaaaaaaacataaagggccaaaaacaattaagaaatataaaaaaaaattgttaatgctaattaaacattaaaataataagttaatCTTTCTAAGTAAGAAATGAAGGATAAAtacatatgaaaatattttataaatgtaaGTTACATAAAGTCATGCAAAATAACGGAAATAAAGATGTAATAAACTATACAAATGAGGAAATAACAAAGGAAAGGGGATCATTTTCAAAGCTTAGTTCTATTTAAATctacatcaattaaaataattattagaaagAGTTCAAAGGATTTAAATTATGAAGAAATGAATATATTTCTTTAgtcaaaatcttaatttcttattcatgtatttttttttatatatattttgataaggacatgtcttttttatttacaacattttttttcaataaaaaacttaaggtaattaaaataaatatttgcaaGGATTCTAATTGCTTAAATTCATAAgagaaaaaatgtattttttggtcaaaatctcatttttcttattcatttaatttgtttattttgatgaaaacatgTCTTGTTTATTATGAGcaagtttatttaaataaaaacttataatgatttgaaaagaaagtaccaacaaaaaattttaaaaaatcaagtattGGTAATTTTTATGCTCATCtatgaaaaaatagaataataattaatatattaaaactatacaaaaattcacaataacaaataaaaaaaaattaaattttatttagggtTTTAGTTTTTCCATACGGTGAATCCAACAAGGGAGAAGGACAAATTATAGCCatatttttgttaagaaatttGTATGCAATTTCTGtcttttgattaaaataatctactgattttttattgaaataaacaaGACATGAAGAGGAAGAAGGGAAGGGAgagaaggaggaagaagaagaagggaagggagagtgtaaaaaaaaaaaaaaagatatattgtttgtgttatattatatataagggtaaattaatttattttattttattttaaattttaaattgatttggaatgtaaatgtaatttttaaaagaatgaaaataaaataaaataaatgacattttttgttaatttttgaaCATTTTATCAAAGCAATaataagctcttttttttttgtgcgtaTATTTGTTGCTTTTGCAAAAATAATAACTTGACCATAATTTAAAATGGgtttcatgcatttttttcattatcaaataCTTTTATATCGTCGGGGAAAATAAATGGACCGTCGTAAAGGCCTTCACAACTTGTCTTGAACTACTTAAGTTGCCACAACAAGTCTTCCgatattataatagttttgtATAATCAGCATATATTTTGTGAATAAAAATTGAAccgtaaaagaaaaaatatatatgttcagtaacaaaaaaaattaattttattgcatttaaattaaaaattatcatgaaaaagtttcattgttaaatcaaaagatatttttatattatatttataataaaaattaagtttataacactaactaaatatgaaaatatatataaaaaaatttaatatttttcattgctaaaaattgtttttatatcaaagaaaaaaattatattgtccatgtattttcttcatttgaaaaacaacgaAAACTTGCAGGAAAACTGTGAAAAACCTTTAAAGAGTGTTTTTTAAActcaatataaatttgaaaaactaaaaaactaatttttcatttttttaaatggagaaATATCACATTTGAAgagtaaattctatttttttcaattttttaaaattaaaaaattactttatttatGAACAGACCCTAAAGTTCTCTGAACTCCAGTTGGCAATTAGAATGAGAGGGTTGAATTGCAACAAAGTAAACTATGCAAGGTAACACGAAGCTGAACATTTagcaaaatataaagataattgcaaaacatttcaaaaataattaatttaggatataagaatttaattcaaatgggtacaataaaatcaattaatttaataatataattatataaaaaagctaatgataataataaaacaaaaaaataaataacaatgactaataaaaaataaataaacacttactaatattatgaaaaaacaccctttaaatattcttaaaagatccaaatgatcttatttgataacaaaataaaaaagaaaatgataaaaaaaaaattaaaagaatgaggaccaaattggatataaaaataaataaaatcaaatcttgggggataaaattgaaaaacaaaaaaacttaaaaagacattaaaaatgaaataaataacaataaaaagaatgagtacTGGAATTGATACAAATACAAACTAATAggacacatttattttttttggaaggaTAGGCACAAAACCCAAgacaaggagagagaaaataaaaaaaagtaaaaaagtttTTCAGAGCTTAACGACTGCGTCACCTTGTACATGTGTTTGACCACCGAGAAGAGAATGTTGGGATACTTCTTCCATCATTGTCACAAGAAGTGGTGTTTCGTCGCTAAAAGATGCCTTAGGCATCTCATGAAGAGTATGGGCGTCTCCCACTCGCCCGCGTGTGTGTTGCACATATTAACTACatttggtttttaaataatattatatatttattaaaatacaaattgtCTATTagtcaacttgattataactaaaaaaaaccagggtgaaaatacaaaaaagcccACGGAtgttagttatttttgttttgcttttaaatatAATGTAGTTATTTTCCTATGctttataaattgaaaattaaaaaaaagcacataGCTGCcggttaaataaaattttattttattattttattatatttttaaaatgtgaaaaGACCGAGTTGTCCCGATCAATTTGATAAAGaagattttatcttaaaaaaaagacatataataataaccaatctaataattttgtttaatattgtcaaaatcatcatttcaaTGTATCAATCCACGTTATTTTATATGTCATTGTCTACAACGAAAAACACGTTTAAGTCTTTGTTAATAGTGGTAACTCCCGTAGGTCATAAATGTTGTCATTCAACTCCTATAGCTCAACATTTTTTAATACTACCCATGTTGTTCTAAGAAGTTCAATGTCAAccctaattattatatatttatttttgtttttagaattttaagtGTTTTGGTGTCATGGGATAGAATATATGGGGatttaagtaaaaaagaaagataaaagaaaatatcagaAACAAACAGAAAGTGAGTTTTTCATAAGTaaggtgaaattgaaacttCTGAGAAAGATATGAAGTTGCCCTTCTCTGAGTCTATAAAGGTTGGGCACCGACTTGGCCCAAATTGTTTCTCCTTCCAATCGAAACTAATCAAGACGGGCCGAGCCCTGAAATATAGTAGAGGCACTCAGCTTGCCGTTGCCTGCCTGGGCATCGAACAATCCTGTTCTTGTCTTATTCACACTCAATTGCTTGGAAACTCGAGCAAAAGACCATTCTGCTACGCACTAATTTGGATACCGACTGTATAGCCATGAACTGCAGCATCCAATCTCACTCTCCAGTTTGATTCAATAATGAATTCAggtatgtttttcttaatgattATTGCTTAGAGACAAGAAAGGCAACAATCCCTTGATCTCAAACCTCAATGGAAGGCAGAGAAATTACTTTGGTCCTCTTGCAAAGAGCCTACTGGGATTGCTAAGCGTAGCCAAAGAATGAAAACAAGGACAAGGGCCATCACGAAATTCCTCATCTTCTCGAGCTAGACCTGGCGATGATCATTTGTCCTTCAAACAGGGTTACATTGCAAGTTTGATtcaataaagtatatatatattataggaTTACATTATAGCTTACTCACCTTTTGTCATAAATCTCGGATCACTGCGCTTTACTTTTGTTTGAGTGTATTCGTCGCCCCAGCTTTCATCTCCATGCACTACGATGAATTTAACAAGACAAGCGAGGACACAAGGCCCAATGACGATAATCCCTCAGATGAAGATTGGAGCACGGCCACCGACAGCGTAAGCAAAAGGCGGAGAACCGGAGCCCAGCAGGCCACTGGCTTTTAAGTGTCCAGTGTTGCCCTACTCTATTTTGTACTGTCTATTACTCTACTAGTATCATTATTAGCATcttgacatgaaaaaaaagaggtaaatTATGGGTCAGTATTCAACAACGCACATTGAAATGAGACAATCATTATAAAGAGGAAGAGTTTTCAACCAACATTCAATGTAGTACATCATTGACAATTGCTTGAAATTCCATTTGGATCAAAAACCTATTTCATTACTTCTTTCTTCTGGAATCACATGAgcgctctttttttttctttttttcttttttgggggGTGGGTGGGGGGATAATTtacaatttcttcttcaaagctCAATACGAGAAATAAGAGGGCTGGGTTCGGTGGAAGGAGGCTGTTGATTAAACAATTGTCCAATCATTTTCGTTTTCATCTTGGTATGCAGCTTTGTCGCCAAAGGACACACTCTCAGGCCTTGGAGGCTTTTTCAAGAATAAAGAAGACTTGCCATCAAAGAAGGTAGAGAATGGTTGGCGAGATGAATTTTCCTCTGAGTTCTTCTCATCTTTTGATGGGTTTCTCGAGTTTCTTTCCTTGCTTCCAAAGCTCAGGCCAAGCATCTTCAACCTACGTCTTGGTTCACCCACAGTATTGGTTTCTTCCATCTGCCTTGCTGCCTTTAGGACTTCTTCTGGGTTCAATAACATTGTCTCTACTGTTTCGTACACCTACTACATCAAAAAAATGTCGCATTAAAGtaatcttaaaaagaaaaactaagacATGAAAACTAGAGTGCAAGAAAATTTCGAAATAGTTCTTCTACCCTTGAGCATTTTTGCATGAAGTGGTCGCTCTGAGAACTCAAAAAATGCACCGTTCATAGTTGAAAGTCCAACCTCTCCATAAGGGGGTGTTTTTGAAAGATAATGCCAGCCATAATTTCTCATTACAATAGTGCATGACAAAAACATGTTtcgaacttaaaaaaaaagactgttCTGAATAgtgaaagagagagatggaaAACTATGGGTTACATAGTTATGCATAGGGTATTTTTGTGTACAGGCAACAAATTTAGGTACTTCAAGTAACAGTATAAATGCCATTTTGAAATGAAGGAATCGATAAATGCTACAAATGCTTATAATTATCTGATATGGTCTTGGTATAACCTACCTGGCAGAGATCATCCATTTTATCACTCCAGATTTTTCCTTGACAAGTGACAACAACATAGTCTTTGCATTCCAAAAATATCTTTAACAAATCATTGTTACAGGAGAGTTTAGCCTCGGCCATTACAAATCCCAAACCAAGCTGAAATTTTCAGAACATCTGACATTATTAGCACACCATAAAAGAGGTACGATTTGAAGTTAACAACATGTAATTAACAAGTAAAATAACATGTTAACAATGCAGTTGCAGACTGTACCAATAAAGCAGACgaattggatttttttcctTCCGGTtttactttttcctttttagttgCAAAGAGCAGTGTAAACTTTGTCATATGCAAACGTCAATTTGCAGGATCAAAAACATTTCTCATGATATAGTATGGTATCAAAAGGCAATTCAGGAAAGACAAACGCCAAGCACCACAGGAAAGCTAGTGAAAGCTTATAATGTTAATTATCAAAAACATGTAGCTTGAAGAGACCTAGCTATCTTTCGTCTTTGGGCCAGACAGACCTGGCTATCAAAAGACATAAAAATCCAGGGTTTTATATAGCAGTGTAGCAAATGAACAATGCTGGATGGGAATAACTTATTGATAAGCAACATGAGCTGTTCAAGATATCTTACCAAAGAAATAAACAGTTGTTCAAAAAGCTCAACAGGTGGGATGTCTTCTAAGTCATTCAGAATACCCTCCCTGAAGAATTAAAGCAACACGCTGCCTTGTAAAGTCAAGTGTAAGCACTAATCAGAACTAGCATCCATATAAAGATTCAAACTTACACAGCCAAATCCACATCAAAGAGGGGAGCCTGTTTAACAGCTGGTACAGGTTTGGCTGTTTCCCACAGTTCACGCCACAAGTTACCTAGCATTGTTGCAAATTCAATTACAAGAGAAATCAGATAAAAGTTCAAATGAGCAGCAGCACACTCAACTTCAACCTGGTTAGTGAAGTTTATGACATAGTCAAGTAACTAATTGATTTGATCATGGATATTAGGAGAAAAAAGAATGCAATAATTTGTGATTCAATAGACAAGAAAATCCAGATGAATACACAATTCAGGTAAAATACATCTTACATAGAAACATGCAATAGCTAGCAGTAGTAATATCTTTAAGAATTAATCTGCTTATTGCTTTGCTAAATGAACACTTCTATATTGTAGTTGAGGTCACCAGGGTAAAGGGTAAACCTTCCTTTTGCATTCGACTGCTTAGTTGGCCTCTCGTAGAAGATGAATCAACTTGATCAACATACTCTTGAGCCTCATCACTTGGCTCACCTTCTGTCCAGTCAGGGGGAGAGTGCCATCTGACAAAATCTTCTAAGATACAACCAGGATTTGCAGCCTAGCGCACATATAGAATGTCAATTACTTTCATAAACTTCCTGACAATCTATAAGATAGACTTTGTTTGAAGAATCTACCTTGAAGGCCTGCATGTCAGAGAGGAGTTGAGAACACCCAGCGCCAACACTGACCATTGGAAATAACACAATTCATCAAAGAAATCCCAAAGCTTAATTGCTTTCCTAAACATCACAAGTTTCAAATGCAGAAAGCTAAAGGCGTGCATGGGCCTGAGATCAACATATTGTGCTTTTTGACAGAACCAAACTAGGATAAAGATAAGTATTTTGTATAAACTATTTAATTTGTAGTCAATTGCAGGCATCATACTACATAAACCAAGCATGACCATAAATTTAAATGGTTAATATTTCATATCCATTCGTGATGCTTAGAGAATGCAAAAGAAGCCCAAATCCAACACATTGTTTAAGAGGCACATAGGAATCCtataacaaaaacatcaaagagAACAATGgcttaaaaactataataattgaCTAGCAGATCTATTATACTTTGTTCAGCTGGTCTAGCTCATACAAGGAGACTAATGTTCCTAACAGAATGTATTGGGTGACGTAGTGGCAATTTATTTGATTGCAGATCCAAGGACGACAACCTGCCCTTCCTTATCTCAGTTTGGTCAGCACCCTTCCCTGTTTTGGATGGTTTTTACTGTTCTGCTTAGCACCTAACTTTTACAACAGGAATTACTCAATACACTAACCTTCCAGTTCGCAGCACAAACTCTTCTGTTTCTTTGATAAGATCTTCAGTAAGCAAAGGTCCTTCCTGTATATATGGATGAAAATGGATTTAAACAAGAAAGTTATAAGTACATAGTTAAGAGCTACTGAGAATAACCAACCAAACCTGGGTGATCGGTGAGTATACAGGTTCTCCGGTTTCCAACATGGTTAAATTATCAGCAGGTCTATCAGCTCCCAATCGAAGAACAAGTTCTCCAGTGCTTATTCTAGCATATAAGATATGGTGTGAGGTGACTGTGCCCTGGAGATCAGCTGATTCTTCAGAACATGAACCAGCATGCCTCATTACTGATTCTATTGATTGAGTGGCCAGAGTGCGCCACTTTTTTCTAGAAACACAAGAATTCACAACCTGAAGTTGCTGGTACAAACGACAGGAATTTAAATCTGGAATCTCATCTAGAGGGATGCCAGGTATATACAGCTCTTCAGACCAAAGTCTTCTTATCTGAAAATGGTGAACATGCTTTGCCAGATAAAGAAAATGGTGAAGTGACGCTAATGCTCAAAATTCCAAAGCATGTGAAAGATCTTATCTGAACAATTTCATGGTTTGGACCAAAAGAAAACTAGTTATCGTGTATTGCTTTGCAGTGAAGAGACCAATGGAAATTGTTCTTGTAGTGGTGCTAGATTTTAACAGTTTATTATATAAAGCAGTGATTATTTGAGGTTTGTAAAGCTTATGTAGTCTTTCCCATGTGTTAGATCACCAGATAGAATTTCTAGCAGTCCACTTACCTCAGTAACAATTTTGCACCAGAACAATGCCATTTTTCGCAGGGTTGTAAAACTTCCAATTACTTCAGATAGTTTAGTAAGAAAGCCCTCAGGTGGAGCACCATGAATATCTCTGGGCAATAATGGTGGTTCCAAAACCAGGCTCATGTTCCGGCTGAGAAAGTTTCCCTCTGCGAATATCTTGCAAATATTACAACGGAAGTGAAAGATCATCACAGGATAATGCAACAAACTAacaaatttttatatgtaaaaatataatgcaATGTATCAAAGACTAAAGAAAAATGGTATGAAAAGCAGTCTGAAGGTCATCTAATCATGAATCTACCTGCATCAAACAATGATTTTATCAAGGATTCCAGCTTCTCATCATTACCAAACTCAGATGTAAGTTTATCCTCCTTGTCTCGAAGCATTAATGACTTAACTGCAGCAAGGCTTAAGCTTGCCCTCTCCATAATTGGCGAGGAAGCTCCAGATGATGCCAAAATGTCTTTCACTGACTTAAACTTTTTTCCAGAACTGAAAAAGATTCCCAGAAAACAATTAAGAACTCTGTGTGCAtggagaaaaatcaaattcaattacaGAATAATCTCATCAGGACACAGCCTCAAGATTTGCCGAGTTTAATAAAATGATCTgagaactaaaagaaaagggaatattttggtcaaagaataaaaaaatatccagcaACTTACTCCACAGCTACAGCCAATTGCTTCAAGGCAGATATTGGAGGAATTGTATCTGGGTTGGTGGCATTTAATCTTTCTACTATGGAAGAAACATGTGAGCCCTACAGAAGATCAATCCTGGAAATAAGTAAACAtgtaaaaacaagaaattctaCATATGTGTGAGCTATGCAGCAAAACAAGCAACAATCAAAGGTGTTGGATAATGGAACAGACAAAAGCTTTTCCTATTAGCTTCATACTCCTCCTATATATTGTAGGAACAAATGCACTACTCTGTTGTAAGAAAACAGAGAAGCTTATTCAGCATGACCCTTTTtaggtaaagaaaagaaaaaaagtcaattggTGAGAAAACTACCACTTGGCTTAAGTATTAACTGGCTGCGGCAACAAATAAAAGCCTTGTCAGGCCAAATTACAGAAACCTAATTATAACCTATAAAATTCTGTCTGATCGCATTTCCATCGATCGATTTGGAAAAgctcctttctttatttttgttcttcagATCACTGGCAACAACATCACTGCTAAACAGGCATTTCGAAAACACTAAAGCGTAAGTCATTCACTCATCAGCACATTTGAAGCAAACAACATGATGGACACGTCAAACGTCAAGCAAATAGATCATACAAACGGCAAATATAAAATGAGGGTGATGTTAGTTTGATACCTTGGCCTCCTCCTCGTTTTTCATGTTGAGTAAGTACAGATTTTCATCGTAACATGGAAGAGCCATGGTTGAGTTTTCagctttgttgttgttgtcagGTCCTCTTTTCCCTCCTAATCTTATAGTATTCTTGAATCTATCTTGCCAATCCAGCTTAGTCCCTTTTTTTCCAGGTCTCCACCTCATATGTTGCTGCTTCCCTTCATTCTTATTCTGCATCATGCCATTGCccacaataattttttcttttttcttttttcaagaatactaaaaaaaaaacatttattcaaATCAAGTTCAAATTCTCAATCGAATCAAAACACACCtattttgtaaaaacaaaaaaaacaaaaattagttCACCTTTGACTCGCTGTCATTGCGCGGAGACGACTTTTCTCCCGATTCTTTTATCGATTCCTTTGGCGATATCTTATCTGAGTCTTCTCCGGttcatttcaacaaaaaatcaaaactccatcgatgattaattaattaattaatatatatatatatacacgcatCTTTTTCTacatgagaaagaaaaggagaggggaataaaaggaaagaaagcagTGGATATAGATTGAAGAGAGATAGAGACGGGGAACCTGGCCCTTCTCGATCGGATATAAAGTCTGATTTAATGTCAGTGAAAACTTGCTCCGCTTTAGCAGCAGCGGAATGGATGGCGGTCCTTGCTTTGGATACAAAAGAAGGCGACTCCATATCCTGCGC
It contains:
- the LOC7483626 gene encoding uncharacterized protein LOC7483626 isoform X1, translated to MESPSFVSKARTAIHSAAAKAEQVFTDIKSDFISDREGPDSDKISPKESIKESGEKSSPRNDSESKNKNEGKQQHMRWRPGKKGTKLDWQDRFKNTIRLGGKRGPDNNNKAENSTMALPCYDENLYLLNMKNEEEAKGSHVSSIVERLNATNPDTIPPISALKQLAVAVDSGKKFKSVKDILASSGASSPIMERASLSLAAVKSLMLRDKEDKLTSEFGNDEKLESLIKSLFDAEGNFLSRNMSLVLEPPLLPRDIHGAPPEGFLTKLSEVIGSFTTLRKMALFWCKIVTEIRRLWSEELYIPGIPLDEIPDLNSCRLYQQLQVVNSCVSRKKWRTLATQSIESVMRHAGSCSEESADLQGTVTSHHILYARISTGELVLRLGADRPADNLTMLETGEPVYSPITQEGPLLTEDLIKETEEFVLRTGSVGAGCSQLLSDMQAFKAANPGCILEDFVRWHSPPDWTEGEPSDEAQEYVDQVDSSSTRGQLSSRMQKEGNLWRELWETAKPVPAVKQAPLFDVDLAVEGILNDLEDIPPVELFEQLFISLLGLGFVMAEAKLSCNNDLLKIFLECKDYVVVTCQGKIWSDKMDDLCQVYETVETMLLNPEEVLKAARQMEETNTVGEPRRRLKMLGLSFGSKERNSRNPSKDEKNSEENSSRQPFSTFFDGKSSLFLKKPPRPESVSFGDKAAYQDENENDWTIV
- the LOC7483626 gene encoding uncharacterized protein LOC7483626 isoform X2, which encodes MESPSFVSKARTAIHSAAAKAEQVFTDIKSDFISDREGPDKISPKESIKESGEKSSPRNDSESKNKNEGKQQHMRWRPGKKGTKLDWQDRFKNTIRLGGKRGPDNNNKAENSTMALPCYDENLYLLNMKNEEEAKGSHVSSIVERLNATNPDTIPPISALKQLAVAVDSGKKFKSVKDILASSGASSPIMERASLSLAAVKSLMLRDKEDKLTSEFGNDEKLESLIKSLFDAEGNFLSRNMSLVLEPPLLPRDIHGAPPEGFLTKLSEVIGSFTTLRKMALFWCKIVTEIRRLWSEELYIPGIPLDEIPDLNSCRLYQQLQVVNSCVSRKKWRTLATQSIESVMRHAGSCSEESADLQGTVTSHHILYARISTGELVLRLGADRPADNLTMLETGEPVYSPITQEGPLLTEDLIKETEEFVLRTGSVGAGCSQLLSDMQAFKAANPGCILEDFVRWHSPPDWTEGEPSDEAQEYVDQVDSSSTRGQLSSRMQKEGNLWRELWETAKPVPAVKQAPLFDVDLAVEGILNDLEDIPPVELFEQLFISLLGLGFVMAEAKLSCNNDLLKIFLECKDYVVVTCQGKIWSDKMDDLCQVYETVETMLLNPEEVLKAARQMEETNTVGEPRRRLKMLGLSFGSKERNSRNPSKDEKNSEENSSRQPFSTFFDGKSSLFLKKPPRPESVSFGDKAAYQDENENDWTIV